A window of Microbispora hainanensis genomic DNA:
GCTTCGTGATCGAGGCGTGGGTGCCGGACCCCACGGCCTTCCATGACCGGACGTCGCTGCGGCTGCTGTCACTCAGCGATGACGAGGTCGTCGTGGAGGCCGCCCGGCTGAGCCCGGCCGAGCAGTTCATGCACACCACGAGACTGCGGATGACCCCGGACGGCCTGCGGTTGCTGCCGGCCAACCACCGCTATGCCTGGCCGTGCGAGCTGGACCTCATGGCCCGGCTCGCCGGGATGCGGCGGGAGCACCGCTGGGCCGACTGGTCCGGCGCTCCGTTCACCGACGACAGCCGTGCCCACGTGTCCGTCTACCGTCTACTGGAGAGCTGATGCAGTTACCCGTGCCCAGAGGGCCGCTCACCGACCGGCTCTTCGCGGAGCTGGCCCGCCCGCCACACGTCTTCCGAACGCCGCCCACCGGCCCGTACGACGACCGGTGCTTCGGCGAGGAGGACGCCCATCTCGCGCTGTTCGTCTGTTACGAGCTGCACTACCAGGGCTTCGACGGCGTGGACGACCGCTGGGAGTGGAACCCGTCGGTGCTCGCCCTGCGGGAGCGCCTGGAGGCATGGTTCGAGGGGTGGCTGGCCCGGCGCGTGCCCCGCCCGCCCGCTCCGCCGCCCCGGCAGGTGCCCCGAGCACTGGCCGCGCTGGTGGCGGCCGACAACGGCCCGTCCCTGTCGGCGTACCTGCGCACGAGAGGCGACACCGCGCAGTTCCGCGAGTTCGTGGTCCACCGGTCGATCTACCAGCTCAAGGAGGCCGATCCCCACACGTGGGGCATTCCGCGCCTGCTCGGACGGCCGAAGGCCGCGCTGGTGGAGATCCAGTCCGACGAGTACGGCGGGGGCAGGCCGGAGCGCATGCACGCCGAGCTGTTCCGCGCGACCATGCGCGGGCTGGGCCTCGACGACTCCTATGGCGCCTATCTGGACCACGTCCCCGGGGTGACGCTCGCGATCAGCAACGTCATGTCGCTGTTCGGGCTGCACCGCCACTCTCGGGGCGCGCTCCTCGGGCATCTCGCGGCGTTCGAGATGACCTCGTCGCTTCCCAACCGCCGCTACAGCCAGGGCCTGCGGCGGCTGGGCGGCGACGCCGGCGCGCGCCGCTACTACGACGAGCACGTGCAGGCCGACGCCGTACACGAGCAGATCGCCGCGCACGACCTGTGCGGCGCGTTCGCGGCGGAACACCCCGGCCTGACCGGCGACATCATGTACGGCGCCGCCTGCGCGCTGGCTCTCGACCGGCTCTTCGCGGAGCACCTGCTGGACCGCTGGCACGAGGGACGCACCTCCCTGCGGGAGGCGGACGCCGAGGCGGCGGTGCGATGACCACGCCCGGCCGCCGCCCCCGTCGACCAGGCCGCGCCGAGATCGACTACGTGCTGCCGCTGCGCTGGCAGGACGACGCCGGGCTGGCGGAGCTGACCGGTTACCTGCGTTTCCTGTCCAGATATGCCCGGATCGTAGTGATCGACGGTTCACCGTCGCCGCTGTTCGAACGGCACGCGCACCTGTGGCGCGGCCTCGCCGAGCATGTGCGGCCCGACGATGACCTGACGATCGCGAACGGCAAGGTCGCGGGCGTCCTCACCGGCATGCGCCGCGCCCGCGCCGAGCACGTCGTCATCGCCGACGACGACGTGCGCTACGACGTGGACGCGCTCGCCCGGGTGGACGCCCTGCTCGACGACGCCGACCTCGTCCGTCCGCAGAACCATTTCCACCCGCTCCCCTGGCACGCCCGCTGGGACACCGCCCGCACCCTGCTCAACCGCGCCCTCGGGGCGGACTATCCGGGCACCTTCGGCGTACGCCGTTCGACGTTCGAGAAGATGGGCGGCTACGACGGCGACGTGCTGTTCGAGAACCTGGAGCTCATCCGTACGGTCCGGGCCCACGGCGGCCGGGAGGCCCGGCCGCTCGACCTCTACGTGCGGCGCCTGCCGCCCGACGCCCGCAGGTTCTGGTCACAGCGGATCCGGCAGGCGTACGACGACCTGGCGCAGCCCGCGCGGATGGCGGTCTTCCTCGCCGTCCTCCCCTGCCTGGGCGCGGCTCTGTGGCGGTGTCGGATGGTGCCGGTCGCGGCGGGAACGGTCGCGGCGGGAACGGTCGCGGCGGCCGGCCTGGCGGAGATCGGACGCCGCCGCGCCGGAGGCCGCCGGGTCTTCCCCGCCACGGCGAGCCTGTTCGCGCCGGTCTGGGTGCTCGAACGCGCCGTCTGCAGCTGGGCGGCCCTCGCCGCGAGGTTCGCGCTCGGTGGCGTGCCATACGCGGGGCGGCGGCTGCGGGTCGCCGCGCACTCGACGCGCCGGCTCCGCCGCCGGGCGCTCCAGGAGCCCGCGCCCTCCGGATGGGGTCTTGCCGGCCGGCGGCCGGTGCGTCGTCAGGCGGGCGGGTCGGGCTCGCTCGTCGCGCGGAACCCGGCCGCCTTGTGAGAGCCGTCGCAGAACGGCTTGGTCGCGGACCGGCCGCAGCGGCACAGCGCCACCGTGGCCCTGCCCGGATCGATACGCCGTCCGTCCTGTGTCATCAACGTGAACGGCCCGCGCACCAGCAGCGGGCCGTCCTCGCACGGTGTCACCGTAACCGCCGTCACCGGGACCGCCATCACCGTGTCCGGGTCCTCCGCCATGTGCTCCATGCGGAGCAACCTGCCCGGAACGGTGACGGCATAACACCTGGTCAGCGGCGCATGGTCAGTCCCATCTCGCGCAGTGGGCGGAGGGGCTGAAGGCCCAGCATCCGGCCCGGCCCACGTCCGTTCCGTCCGCCGCGAGCGCGAACCCGGCGTACTGCACGCCGAACGCGCCCGGGACGCCCGACGGGCTGGGCCCGCCCGGCTTCACGCTCGGCGGGGCGAAGGCCCATCGCGGCGTCGCCGTGCCGCTCGCCTGCCCGCCACCCGAGAGCGGCGCGGAGTGGCCGGACGTACGGCTCCGCCAGGGCGCCAGGCTCCAGCAGCCGGCCGTGCCGTCGTCCCCGCACCGCTCGTGCGTATGGGCGACCAGCGGCGGCAGCGGCAGATATCCCGGGATCGCGATCGGTGCGGTCGGCGGCTGTCCACCGGCTGGGGGCACCACCGACGACCGGCCGGTGAGCGGCGCGGGGATCTCCCACACCGGGCTGCCCGGCGACGTCGGCACGGCCGTGGGAGCGGACGTGGGCGTCACGGCCGGAAGGGCCGCCCCCGTCGGCGTCGCCGCACCGCCCGCCTGTGGGACGGCGGGTGGCGAGGCGGCGGGAAGCCCGGTAGAGGTGACGGTCACGCTCGGCCTGGGTGCCGGGGGCTGCTGGGTCGGAGGTTGCTGGGTCGGGGGCTGCTGGGTCGGCTTGGCCGTCGATGTGCCGCCCGGTGCCTGCGTGTCCGTGGGTTTTGGACTGGATGTGGCGTTGCCCGTCGGCTTCTCGGACGGTTTGCTGGTCGGTTCGTTCGTGGGCGTGCTCGTGGGCTTCGCAGTCGGTTCGCCTGTGGGCGAGGCGCTCGGTTGCGTGCCCGGTTGCGTGCTCGCCGTCGTGCCCGGGTTGGGCGAGACGCTCACCTGGACGGGCGCCTGCGGGCTGGCCTGCGGCGTCGCGGGCGGGGTCGTAGGCGGGGTCGTAGGCGGGGCCGTGGGCGGGGTCGTGGGCGGGGTCGTGGGCGGGGTCGTGGGCGCGGCGTGCTCGTCGCCCGCCTTGGGCGCGTTCGCACCGCTCGCGGCGGGTGCGGGCGTGGCAGGTGCGGGCGTGGCGGGACCGGCGCCCTGAGCCGCGGCACCCTGCCCCGCAGCACCCTGCGCACCCGCGCTCTTCGCCGCAGCACCCTGCCCCACAGCACCCGGCCCCACAGCACCCTGCCCCACAGCACCCGGCCCCGCGGCACCCTGCGCCGCCGACGCGGTGGGGCCGCCGCTCGCGGTCGGTGCAGGCGCTCCCTGGCCGTTCTGGCCCGGCTGGCCGCTCTGGCCGTTCTGGCCCGGCTGGCCCGGCTGGCCCGTCTGTCCGGGCTGTCCCGGAGCCGCGGTGGCACCGCCACTCGCCGTCGGAGCCGCGCCACCCGGCCTGTACGGCGACGGAGTGGCCGGAGGCCGCGGGGCGGAGTTCCCGGCGTGGCTGCCACCGATGTTCCGTGAGGTGCCGGAAGGACGGTCGGTGCCGGCCTGCCGTGAGGTCCCGGAAGGCCAGTCGGTGCTGGTCCGGCCGGAGCCCTGCCGGTTGTCGGCACGGGTGTCGCGAGCCGTACGGTCACCGGAGGCACGGCTCGGGACTCGGCGGTCCTGATCACGCGATTGGTGGGCCGTCCGGTCGCGGGTGGAGGTGCCGGTGGGCTCGTCGCCGGTGCGGCGCGGCGCGATCGTGGTGCTGTCGGGTGCGTTCGCGGTGTGGCCGGGTGCCTTCGCGGTGGTCCGGGCGGAGTCGTCGCGGGCAGAGCCGGACGCATCACTCGAACGGCCGGACGAACCACCCGGAGCGCGGGACGAACCACCCTGACCGCTGAACGAATCACGCGCGCCGGACGAGTCCTGCTCCGCGCCCGGCACGTCATCGGAACCGCCCGAGGAGCGGCGGGAGGCGTCGGAGAAGCCGCGGGCCGCATCGGACGAGTCGCCGGACGTGCCTGCGGAGGAACCGGGGCCGGCCCTGACCTCCGTACGTGTGCCGGACGAGGCGTCGTCCGAGGCGGTCGCGACGTCGTCATGCACGCCGGCACGCGCACCACCGGAGCCGCCCGACGAGGAGCCGGGCGCCGAATCCGACACCGGATCCGATGACGACGAGTCGAGCGAAGAGGACGAATCCGACGAGAACGACGAAGCGCGGCCGGGCTCGTCGGACGTCGGCGCGGCCAGGGGGGCGGCACCGTCTATCGGCGGGGGGGCATCGCGGCCGGGGTCGGCCACGGCCGCCCAGGGCTGCGCGACGACGGCGCCACCGGTCGCGGACACCGCTGCGAGGAGCAGGCCGGAGACCAGGGTGGCGCGCCGGGAGGACATTCGGGGGGTCATTGAGGCTCTTCCTCGATCTAGGGAGTGGGCCGGGGACCGATGAGGGACTTCCAGCCCGCCGCGGCGAACTCGGGTGTCCCTGGGAGAGCGGCTGCGGGCACGGACGGAGGCGTCGGGTCGGGGATGTTCACCCAGTCGCCCTTGTCGGCACCGCGCATATCGGGTTTCCACGCCATCAGCAGGCTCATGGCGTAGGGGCTGGAGTAGACGGGGCCGGTGGCACCGGCGCCCGTGGTCGCCGTCACCTGCACCAGGACGGAGACCTGCACCTGGTCCTCGGAGCGGACCTTCCACTGGACGCCGATCGTCTGCGTCCGCAGGGCCGCCCCGGCGGGCAGTTCGCCTTCGGGGGGAAGGCCGAGGGTCTCCCGCCAGCCGCGTACGGCGTCGCGAGCACCCTCGCGTGCCGCCTCACGCTGGTCCGGCGGGGCGTACAGCGCGGCCGCCTGTTCCGCCTGGCCGAGGTCGAGCGTCCAGGCGGCCTCCAGGGCGGCGGCCGCAGCGGACGCCGCCCCGATCTCGGTGTGCGGGAAGCCGACGGGATAGCCCCCGTCGCCCTCGTGACCGGTGGGCACCGCCAGCGCGACGGTCGGCGCGACGACGTGCGCGGGCTTGGGCGGCGCGTCGGCGTGCCGGGTCTGCAGGACGATCACCGCGACGGCGATGACGGTGACGACACCCGCGATGGCGACGACCAGGTGCCGGGGATCCCACCGTCGCGGCGGTCCCAGGTCCCAGTCGAGCGCCGGATCGGGAATGACCGGTCCCACTACTTGCTCCGGTCCGTCCGCTGCGAGAACGCCTGCCCGGCGGCGGCGGCGAGGCGCAGGTACGCGCCGCGAGTGGTGGGCCGCAGCCGGGCCAGATCGACCTCCGCGCCCTCCTTGAGGTGCGGGTCGAACGGCACCCGCACCACCGTGCGGCAGCGTCCGGCGAAGTGGCGTTCGAGCAGGTCGACGTCAACGTGCGACTTCGGCTCGACCGCGTTCAGCACGACGATGGCGTTCCTCACGAGGTGGCCGTGGCCGTGGGCGGTGAGCCAGTCGAGGGTGGCGGCGGCCGAGCTCGCGCCGTCCACCGCGACCATGGTGACCAGCACGATCTGGTCGGCGAGCTCCAGCGTGGCGCCCATGGCGCCGTGCAGGAGCCCGGTGCCGCAGTCGGTGATGCAGATCGAGTAGTAGCGCTCGATCAGGTTGGCGACCGTACGGTAGTCCTCGGCGTTGAACGCCTCGCTGACGGCCGGGTCGGTGTCGGAGGCGAGCACCTCCAGCCGGGCGGACGACTGCGACGTGAACGCGCGGGCGTCGGCGTACCGCACGATGTGCGGCGCCTCGGCCAGCAGGGTCCTTATCGTGGCCGCGGTCTCCGACTTGACCTTGATGCCGAGCGTCCCCCTGTCGGGGTTGGCGTCGATGGCGATCACCCGGTCGCCGCGCAACGAGGCCAGCGTGTTGCCCAGCGCCGCCGTCGTCGTGGTCTTCCCCACCCCGCCCTTGAGGCTCATGACCGCGATCCTGTGGTGACCGCTGGCGACGGGCGTCTGGGCCTGGGCGATCAGCGTGCGCCGTTCCAGCTCCGCCGCCGACTCCGAGGGGATGATCCGGCCGCCGGAGAGCTGGTAGACGAGCCGCCGCCATCCGCTGGTGGGCTCGATGCGGCGGTTGGTCAGCAGATGTTCGGCCGTGAGAGGCACGCTCTCCGGGAACTGCTCGGCAGGAGTGGG
This region includes:
- a CDS encoding iron-containing redox enzyme family protein, which translates into the protein MQLPVPRGPLTDRLFAELARPPHVFRTPPTGPYDDRCFGEEDAHLALFVCYELHYQGFDGVDDRWEWNPSVLALRERLEAWFEGWLARRVPRPPAPPPRQVPRALAALVAADNGPSLSAYLRTRGDTAQFREFVVHRSIYQLKEADPHTWGIPRLLGRPKAALVEIQSDEYGGGRPERMHAELFRATMRGLGLDDSYGAYLDHVPGVTLAISNVMSLFGLHRHSRGALLGHLAAFEMTSSLPNRRYSQGLRRLGGDAGARRYYDEHVQADAVHEQIAAHDLCGAFAAEHPGLTGDIMYGAACALALDRLFAEHLLDRWHEGRTSLREADAEAAVR
- a CDS encoding MinD/ParA family ATP-binding protein, yielding MTEIHTSVPTPAEQFPESVPLTAEHLLTNRRIEPTSGWRRLVYQLSGGRIIPSESAAELERRTLIAQAQTPVASGHHRIAVMSLKGGVGKTTTTAALGNTLASLRGDRVIAIDANPDRGTLGIKVKSETAATIRTLLAEAPHIVRYADARAFTSQSSARLEVLASDTDPAVSEAFNAEDYRTVANLIERYYSICITDCGTGLLHGAMGATLELADQIVLVTMVAVDGASSAAATLDWLTAHGHGHLVRNAIVVLNAVEPKSHVDVDLLERHFAGRCRTVVRVPFDPHLKEGAEVDLARLRPTTRGAYLRLAAAAGQAFSQRTDRSK
- a CDS encoding glycosyltransferase family 2 protein codes for the protein MTTPGRRPRRPGRAEIDYVLPLRWQDDAGLAELTGYLRFLSRYARIVVIDGSPSPLFERHAHLWRGLAEHVRPDDDLTIANGKVAGVLTGMRRARAEHVVIADDDVRYDVDALARVDALLDDADLVRPQNHFHPLPWHARWDTARTLLNRALGADYPGTFGVRRSTFEKMGGYDGDVLFENLELIRTVRAHGGREARPLDLYVRRLPPDARRFWSQRIRQAYDDLAQPARMAVFLAVLPCLGAALWRCRMVPVAAGTVAAGTVAAAGLAEIGRRRAGGRRVFPATASLFAPVWVLERAVCSWAALAARFALGGVPYAGRRLRVAAHSTRRLRRRALQEPAPSGWGLAGRRPVRRQAGGSGSLVARNPAAL
- a CDS encoding CDGSH iron-sulfur domain-containing protein; this encodes MEHMAEDPDTVMAVPVTAVTVTPCEDGPLLVRGPFTLMTQDGRRIDPGRATVALCRCGRSATKPFCDGSHKAAGFRATSEPDPPA